From Psychroflexus torquis ATCC 700755, the proteins below share one genomic window:
- a CDS encoding LptF/LptG family permease, translated as MKILDRYILVSFVKTFLSVFTILMLIFILQSVWRFIEEFAGKDIDLEIISRFLLFLLPNLIPMVLPLTILLTSIMTFGSFAEQYEFAAMKSAGISLQRAMRSLIVFILLLGAVTFYFANTVIPYAEGKVLNMRKNIAQVKPSLAIIEGAFNDMGNINIKVNKKSGPDGRNLDDVIIHKKSENRVGNYTVIKADHGVLESAETSSVLSLVLYDGNYYDEVPTKTYQQKLKAPFVKSAFDKYILNIDLSGFNDVDLDDESLKHPYKMLNTSELRIQLDSFSIDYVKGRERLNRLINQRSGLQRTLNSAIKLDSSSRRKINQTIVDQTGRDSILSADQEKDSQYNVYKDFSIDSLFWEYPYRQRSQIFNVATNSVNSITPQIISKKNQFKRKEILLNKIEMAMHSKYALPFACIILFFVGAPLGAIIRKGGLGLPMVIAVIVFLTYHFIGLFAGNSAEGGSLSPFLGSWLSTIILFPLSIYLTYRATTDQGFVNLDFIAVPLDKLVKNIKSKVFNIRKK; from the coding sequence TTGAAAATTTTAGACCGCTATATTCTAGTTTCTTTTGTAAAAACATTCTTATCTGTTTTTACAATTTTGATGCTAATTTTTATTCTTCAATCGGTTTGGAGGTTTATCGAGGAATTTGCTGGTAAAGACATCGACTTAGAAATCATTTCGAGGTTTTTACTCTTCCTGCTTCCCAACCTTATTCCCATGGTTCTCCCGCTAACCATTTTGCTGACGTCCATCATGACTTTTGGGAGTTTTGCAGAGCAATATGAATTTGCAGCGATGAAGTCTGCCGGTATTTCTCTTCAAAGAGCTATGCGAAGCCTAATTGTATTTATTCTGCTTCTTGGTGCAGTCACTTTTTATTTTGCTAATACTGTTATTCCCTATGCTGAAGGCAAGGTGTTGAACATGCGTAAAAATATTGCTCAAGTAAAACCGTCTTTGGCTATTATAGAGGGAGCATTTAATGATATGGGAAATATCAATATAAAAGTAAATAAAAAAAGTGGCCCTGACGGTCGTAATCTTGACGATGTCATTATTCATAAAAAATCAGAGAACAGAGTTGGAAATTACACAGTGATAAAAGCAGATCATGGTGTATTGGAATCTGCAGAAACTTCTAGTGTTTTATCTTTAGTCTTGTACGATGGAAACTATTACGATGAAGTCCCTACAAAAACTTACCAGCAAAAGCTAAAGGCACCCTTTGTGAAAAGTGCCTTTGATAAATATATTTTGAACATAGATTTATCAGGTTTCAATGATGTAGATTTAGATGATGAGAGTTTGAAACATCCCTACAAGATGCTAAATACAAGTGAGCTAAGAATTCAGTTGGATTCTTTTTCAATTGATTATGTAAAAGGTAGAGAACGTCTCAATAGATTAATAAACCAAAGGAGTGGTCTCCAAAGAACTTTAAACTCTGCTATTAAACTTGATAGTTCTAGCAGAAGAAAGATCAACCAAACTATAGTAGACCAAACAGGCAGAGATTCTATTTTAAGTGCAGATCAAGAAAAAGATAGCCAATATAATGTTTATAAAGATTTTTCCATAGATAGTTTGTTCTGGGAATATCCTTACAGACAGAGATCTCAGATTTTTAATGTCGCTACAAACTCTGTCAATAGTATTACACCTCAGATCATTTCCAAAAAAAATCAGTTTAAACGAAAAGAAATTCTCTTAAATAAAATTGAAATGGCTATGCATAGTAAATATGCTTTGCCTTTTGCTTGCATTATTCTATTCTTTGTAGGAGCTCCATTAGGGGCTATTATAAGAAAAGGAGGACTCGGATTACCAATGGTTATTGCTGTTATAGTGTTTTTGACCTACCATTTTATAGGATTGTTTGCAGGAAATAGCGCAGAAGGAGGAAGTTTATCTCCATTTCTGGGATCTTGGTTATCTACCATTATTCTTTTTCCTTTGAGTATTTATTTAACTTACAGAGCAACAACTGATCAAGGATTTGTGAATCTAGATTTTATAGCTGTTCCTTTAGATAAGTTGGTTAAAAATATAAAATCAAAAGTTTTTAATATTAGAAAAAAATAA
- the ribB gene encoding 3,4-dihydroxy-2-butanone-4-phosphate synthase: MKHSKIRLDSIQEAIDDVRAGKIIIVVDDEDRENEGDFLAAAEKVTPEIINFMAKYGRGLICSPLTEGRCKKLNLTTMVGNNTDPMETAFTVSVDLRGKGVTTGISASDRSTTIQALCNDETRPHDLNRPGHIFPLIAKEGGVLRRTGHTEASIDFARLAGLKPAGVICEIMNENGSMARLPELVEVAKEHGLKLVSIEDLVAYRMQHDSLIEKSEDFELNTRFGQFRLRAYHQTTNDQVHLALTKGTWKIDEPVLVRMNSTLVNSDILGTLTNNSDQKLDSMFKQLNVEGKGAIVFINQDIQGFNLISRLKALKLNQSEGDIAKAPRVVMDEKDFGIGAQILHDVGVHKIKLMSNTKHKKRVGMIGYGLEIIDYVNY; this comes from the coding sequence ATGAAACATAGTAAAATAAGATTGGATTCTATACAAGAAGCCATAGATGATGTAAGAGCAGGAAAAATCATCATAGTTGTGGATGATGAAGATAGAGAAAACGAGGGCGACTTTTTGGCAGCAGCAGAGAAGGTAACTCCAGAGATAATCAATTTTATGGCGAAGTATGGAAGAGGCCTTATTTGCTCACCTTTAACTGAAGGACGTTGTAAAAAATTAAATCTCACCACTATGGTCGGTAATAATACCGATCCTATGGAAACAGCGTTTACAGTTTCTGTAGATCTTAGAGGTAAGGGGGTGACTACAGGTATTTCTGCATCAGATCGGTCTACAACCATACAAGCTTTATGCAACGATGAGACACGACCACATGATTTAAATAGGCCTGGACACATCTTTCCACTCATAGCAAAAGAAGGTGGAGTTTTACGAAGAACTGGGCATACAGAGGCCTCTATAGATTTTGCTAGACTTGCTGGTTTAAAACCTGCTGGGGTTATTTGTGAGATCATGAATGAAAATGGAAGTATGGCTAGACTTCCAGAATTAGTTGAAGTCGCGAAAGAACACGGTCTTAAATTAGTTTCTATAGAGGATTTAGTAGCCTACAGAATGCAGCACGATTCTCTTATTGAAAAATCTGAAGATTTTGAACTGAATACAAGATTTGGTCAATTTAGATTAAGAGCTTATCACCAAACTACAAATGATCAGGTTCATTTGGCCTTAACTAAAGGAACTTGGAAGATTGATGAGCCAGTTCTAGTGAGAATGAATTCAACCTTAGTAAATAGTGATATTTTAGGAACACTTACCAACAATTCTGATCAAAAGCTTGACAGTATGTTTAAGCAATTGAATGTGGAAGGCAAAGGAGCTATAGTTTTTATAAACCAAGATATACAAGGGTTTAATTTAATATCTAGGTTAAAGGCACTTAAACTAAATCAAAGTGAAGGTGATATTGCTAAAGCACCTAGAGTAGTTATGGATGAAAAAGATTTTGGCATTGGAGCTCAAATTTTACACGATGTGGGGGTTCATAAAATAAAATTGATGTCCAACACAAAACATAAAAAAAGAGTGGGGATGATAGGGTATGGCCTTGAAATTATTGATTACGTAAATTACTAA